A region of the Lysobacter sp. K5869 genome:
GGAGGTGAGCGATTGGACGGCGTCGTTGTAGCGTTGGCGCAGGGTCAGCAGGGTGCGGTCGGCCGTGCGCCCCTTGGCGAGCGCGCGCGCTTCGATGTCGCGAATCCGCTGGCGCGTCGCGGCGAACTGCTCGCGCACGGCGGGATCGACATTTTCCAGGGCCGCATCGATTTCCTCGTCGGCCGGCGCCGCCGGCTCGTTCTTGGAAGGCAGCAACGAGTCGGAGTGATAAAGATCGAGCGCATTGGGCACGTCGTCGCCGAGATCGTGCAGCGACTGCCAATACGACTGCGCGCGGTCGGCGATCTCGGACTGGGTTTCGATCTGCCGGTTGATCGAACGCCCCTGCTCCGCGATCTCGGCGAGGTAGCGCACGCGCGCGCCGGGAATCAGCACGGTGGCGCGCGGTTCCTTGAGGTCGGTGTTGACGTCGGGCGTCCACTTATCGGCCGGCAGCGACAGTTTCTCGCGCAGCAGGCGGCACAGGTTGGCGAACATCCAGCTGATGCCGGGGTCGTTGAACTGGCTGGCGATGGTCGGGTAGACCGGGACGTCTTCGTCCTTGGTTTGAAACGCAACGCGGTTGCGCTTCCACTGCTTGCGCACGTCGCGCAGCGCGTCTTCGGCGCCGCGCTTGTCGAACTTGTTGAGCACGACCAGTTCGGCGTAGTCGAGCATGTCGATCTTTTCCAGCTGGCTCGGCGCGCCGAAGTCGCTGGTCATGACGTACATCGGGAAGTCGACCAGATCGACGATTTCCGAATCGCTCTGGCCGATGCCGGCGGTTTCGACGATGACCAGGTCGTAGCCGAGGCTGCGCAGGTAACCGATGCAGTCCTTCAGCACCGTGTTGGTGGCCGAGTTCTGCCGGCGCGTGGCCATCGAGCGCATGTAGACGCGGTGGCTGCGCAGCGAGTTCATGCGGATGCGGTCGCCGAGCAGCGCGCCGCCGGTGCGGCGGCGGGTCGGGTCGACCGAGATCACCGCCATGCGCATGTCGGGGAAGTTGGCGAGGAAGCGGTTGAGCAGTTCGTCGGTCACCGACGATTTGCCGGCGCCGCCGGTGCCGGTGATGCCGACCACCGGGGTCTTGCCGCCGGCCAACTGCCATTGCTTGCGCAGGTGCGAGAGCTGCGATTCGTCGAACGCGCCTTCTTCGATCGCGCTGAGGGTGCGGCCGATGCTGATCTCGTCGCCGATGTCGGACGCTTGCGGGCTCGATTCGGTCGGCAGGCGCGCGTTGCCGGCGCGGCGCACGACGTCTTCGATCATCGCCACCAGGCCCATGTGCATGCCGTCGTTCGGATGGTAGATACGCTCGACGCCGTAGGCCTGCAGTTCGCGGATTTCTTCCGGCGTGATCGTGCCGCCGCCGCCGCCGAACACGCGGATGTGGCCGGCGCCGCGCTCTTTGAGCATGTCGACCATGTACTTGAAGTATTCGACGTGGCCGCCCTGGTAGCTCGACAGCGCGATGCCGTCGGCGTCTTCCTGCAGCGCGGCGCGCACGACGTCTTCGACCGAGCGGTTGTGACCGAGGTGGACGACTTCGGCGCCCTGCCCCTGGATCAGCCGGCGCATGATGTTGATCGCGGCGTCGTGGCCGTCGAACAAGCTGGCGGCGGTGACGAAGCGCAACGGGGTCGCGTCGGGCTGGGCGGCGGGAATGTTCGCGGCGGTGGTGCTCATGGGCATCTCGATACGCAGGACGGTCTGCGCGTATTGTAGCTCCGCGCGAGGAACTCGGTTCGGCCGCGCGCGTGCGGGGGCGTAGGGAGGCGCGGCGCTAGCGGAGTTCGGCGGCGGGCGTCAATAGGGGCGGCGCGGGACGGGTTCGGAAAAACCGACAGGCCGGTCGCAGGCGGCGACGATGCCGCGGGGTGTGTGGATTCGATGTGTCTGTGCGGCCGGAGAGGGTTTGCGCGGATGCGCGCGAACGCTCAAGTACGCGGCGCGGCAAGCGATCCCCTGTAGGAGCGGCGCGAGCCGCGACCGCGACAACGCAACTACGGCGCAGGTTTCGACGCGAGCGGCCGCTTCGCAGTCGCGGCTCGCGCCGCTCCTACAGGGCGCTTTGCCGGCATTGCCGAGTGAGTGTGCGGACGCAACAAAGCCTCGCGAGCGTCAACCGCCCTACCCCGCAACCGTTTTCCAGCCAGCCGGCCTTCAGCAATCCGGCGCATCCATGAATGCGCGCGTCCGCGCCGTCAACAGCGTCGCGGGCATGGCGTTGTCAGCGATAACCGGCGGGTGGCCGCCGGACCGAGGAGAACGATCATGGCAGTGCGTCCTTTGATGGTGGCGGCGGCGATGGGCTTGGCGACGCTGGCGGGCGTGCACGCGCCGCAGGCGCAGGCGCGCGCGTTCGTCGATGTGGATGTGCGCGTGGCGCCGCCGGCGCCGCGGTACGAGCGGGTGCGGGTGCGGCCGGGTTATGTGTGGACGCCGGGGTATTGGAGTTGGAACGGCCGCCGTCATGTGTGGGTCGGCGGCCGTTATGTGGTGGCGCGCCCGGGCTATGCCTATGTCGGGCCGCGCTGGGTGTCGTACGGGCCGGCGTGGCGGTTCCATGCGGGGCGTTGGGTGCGTCGCTGAGGCGGCGGTCGCGCGGGCCGCGCTGTTCGGCGGGCGGTTCGCGCGAATCCGCACGAGCGAATCAAAGCGAACGGCTTCGCTTAGTCGAATCGGATTCGGCGACTTCGCCGCGCCGAATCCTCGCGGATGAGCCAGCGAAAGCGGCATGGCGGTTACGCCTGCCGCGCCCGCGCGACGCGCCTCGATCCGGGCGCGTCGCGCCGTCCGCTTCGCCGCGTCCTGCGGCCCGGTTCGCCGGCGCGGCACCGTATCCGCGCGAACGAACCCGCGTTCCCTGCCCTTGCGCGTCCGTGCGGCGAATGCGCTGCCGCCTCGGCCGCGCGTTTGCGGCGAGTATGCCGGCCTGTCCATCGCGTCCTTGCGAAGAACCGGCGTCGCGCGCGTGCGCCGATCCGCGCCGCGCGTCCTGCATCGCGTCCTTGCGGCCTCGATGCCTCCCTGCGCCGTCGCGTCCCGCGACGGCATGGCGTCCTTGCCCGTCGCCTCCTGCGACGACCTCGCCTCCTTGCCCGCCGCTTTCGCGGCGTCGGCGTCCTTGCCCCACGCCGCGTCCTGCGGCGCCGTTTACCGTCTCGCCAGCCCGCGCGCGATCTTGGCGCGGCGCTCGGCGATGCCGGCTTCGGAACGATGCAACTCGAATCCGCTCTTGGCGCTGGCGCGGTCGAGAATGCGCGCCAACGTCGCCGCCAAGGTCGCGCGGTCTTCGTCGAAGCCGCCGTGCGAAGTGGCGAAGGCGGCGTTCGGCGAGCCTTCGGCTTGACCCGAGGTCGGCGATTGCACCCAATCGATCAAGCCGCGGTCGAGTAAGTCGCGCACCTCGGCCGAGCCTTGTTCGGCGCCCTTCTGCAGGAACCGCGCCATGCCCAGCAACGGCGTGCCGTCGCGGAAGCGGCGGTTGATCCAACTGCGCGGTTGATGCTCGAACGCGTGCGCGACCAGATACAGCAGCGACTTGTGGTAGATGTTGGCGCAGTGGTCGTCGTTCTCAGCCTTGTCGGTCAGGGTGAATAGCGCCATGCGCTTGATCTTGCCGCTGCGCAGCGCCGGCGCGTAGGTGTCGAGGAACAGGTCGACGGTGATCGCCGGCGCCCACAGGTTGACGCTTTCGATGGTGAGCCCCAGCCCCTGCATGCCTACCGCGGGGCCGCTGGGCACGACGCCGTCGGTGGTCAGCAGCTGCACCAGCGGCGCCAGCAGGATCGAGCCCGCGCTGTGGCCGGTAAGGTGCAGTTCGACTTTGTTGTCGCGCGAACGCCATTCGTGCAGCAGGCGCGCCACCAATGCGGCGCCGCCGGCTTCCTGCGCTTGTCCGTTGGCGAGCGTGGTGCGCGCGGTGGTGGCGAGTTGGCCGTTCTCCTTCATCTCGTCCCACAGCAGCTTGCCGCCGGCGACGCGCGCCAAGGGTTCGAGGGTGTCGTCGAGGCGATCGAGCAACAGGTTCTTGGCCGCGTCGATGATGCCTTCGCTGCGCGGCTTGGTGACGTCGCGCAGGATGTTGCCGAGCGTGGTCCACGCATCGGTTTTCCAGACGAAGGCCAAGGGATAGATCTGTTGTTCCAGCAAGGTGTTGCGGTAATCGGCGACGCGCTGGATCGCCGCCTGTTCGGGCACCAACCCGCCGTGGGCGTAGAGCAGCACGCGCTTTTTCGGCCATTGCGCGGTGATCCGCGGCAGGTCGTTGCGGATCAGGTTGCGTACGTCGTCGGGCGTGGTGCCGAAACGGCCGTCGTCGCGCAGCGCGCCGTTGTTGCCGAGGCTGACGATGTGCGGGCGCAGATCGGCCTGGGAATAGCCGGTGGACTGGCTGGCCAGACTCGAATGGCTGACCGCGCTGGATTGCGCGCTGTGCAGCCGCACCGGCACCGCGAGGCGCGCCACCCACACGTCGGTGCCGCGCTCCAGCCACTCGTCGTAGCTGATGTAACCGTAGCCGCCGCGGCCCCAGCTCTTGCCCCAGGAGTTCTGGATCCAGAAGCCGCCTTCGTCGTAACCGACGATGGCGAAGGCGTGGTAGCCGGCGATCTCCTGCTGTTTCCAGGCGATCACGCCGCGCTTGCCGGGCTCGTCCCAGCCGTCGTGCACGGCGCTGGAGGCGTACAGCACGCCGACTTCGGCGAAGGCCGCGTGCATCGCGACCAAGTCTTTGTGGTTGACCCGGAAGTACGCGCCCAGCGGCCGCAGCGAGGCGTCGCGCGCGCGCTGTTCGGTGTAGGTCTCCATGCGTTGGCCGGGTTTGTACGGCCAGACCTTGTCGGCGCACACGCCGTGGTGGTGCCAACCTTTCATCGCGCCGCGGCAGCTGGAGCCGGAGTATTCCTCGCCGCGCCATTCGTCGTAGCGCCGCGCCATGTCGTAGAACATGCGCGTGCTCACCGGCCGCAGCGCCGCGCGCGGGCTGCGTTTGCGCAGCAGGGCGTGGGCGACGGTGGCCAGGCCGAACGCGGTGCAGGCGCCTTCGTCGCCTTGGTCGAGGATCGGCAGGCGCAGCTTGAGGTGTTCGCTCAAGGGTTTGTGCGCGGGCACGTCGATCAGGGTCGGCTCGAACATGCGGTCGCGGAAATCCGCGGTGTCCGGGCGCGCGTCGAGCAGGCGCGCGTTGAGTTTGCGCACGCCGGGCTTGGCGCGGGAGGGGGCGGTGCGGCGAGCCGGCTTGCGCGCGGCGGCGGTCCTTGCGGTGGCCATGACGACGGCGTCCTGAATGGGGCGAGTGCGATGCGCGGAGAAGTGCCGCATCCGGGGAAACGCCGCCGCGCGGGCGGGCCGGACACAACGTTTGCACCATTATTGTGTCCGTCGCTCGCGTCCGCCGCGACCTCGCAGGCGATTCGTCCTGCGTTCCTCCACCGCCGCGGATCGCGTCGCCGCGATTTGGATCGTGCCAAACAACAAGCGCGGCAAATCCTTTGTCGCGACAGGCCGTACGTACGCCCGGCATACCTAGCCGTATTGCCCGATTGCTTTAGACTAGCGGCCCTGCGCAGGCCGCCCTGCCGCCCGCGCACAGGCGATTTCCATTCACTTCAACGACTTAACCCACAGCCAGGCGAAACCGCGCCCGCGCCAGCGCCGCGCAACCCGTCCGGTTCGGAG
Encoded here:
- a CDS encoding YXWGXW repeat-containing protein, coding for MAVRPLMVAAAMGLATLAGVHAPQAQARAFVDVDVRVAPPAPRYERVRVRPGYVWTPGYWSWNGRRHVWVGGRYVVARPGYAYVGPRWVSYGPAWRFHAGRWVRR
- a CDS encoding C1 family peptidase; translation: MATARTAAARKPARRTAPSRAKPGVRKLNARLLDARPDTADFRDRMFEPTLIDVPAHKPLSEHLKLRLPILDQGDEGACTAFGLATVAHALLRKRSPRAALRPVSTRMFYDMARRYDEWRGEEYSGSSCRGAMKGWHHHGVCADKVWPYKPGQRMETYTEQRARDASLRPLGAYFRVNHKDLVAMHAAFAEVGVLYASSAVHDGWDEPGKRGVIAWKQQEIAGYHAFAIVGYDEGGFWIQNSWGKSWGRGGYGYISYDEWLERGTDVWVARLAVPVRLHSAQSSAVSHSSLASQSTGYSQADLRPHIVSLGNNGALRDDGRFGTTPDDVRNLIRNDLPRITAQWPKKRVLLYAHGGLVPEQAAIQRVADYRNTLLEQQIYPLAFVWKTDAWTTLGNILRDVTKPRSEGIIDAAKNLLLDRLDDTLEPLARVAGGKLLWDEMKENGQLATTARTTLANGQAQEAGGAALVARLLHEWRSRDNKVELHLTGHSAGSILLAPLVQLLTTDGVVPSGPAVGMQGLGLTIESVNLWAPAITVDLFLDTYAPALRSGKIKRMALFTLTDKAENDDHCANIYHKSLLYLVAHAFEHQPRSWINRRFRDGTPLLGMARFLQKGAEQGSAEVRDLLDRGLIDWVQSPTSGQAEGSPNAAFATSHGGFDEDRATLAATLARILDRASAKSGFELHRSEAGIAERRAKIARGLARR